A single window of Methanobrevibacter sp. DNA harbors:
- the feoB gene encoding ferrous iron transport protein B, with protein sequence MKKLIVGLAGNPNVGKTTVFNKLTGMRQHVGNWPGKTVEKAEGHFKHGNYEYNVIDLPGNYALSAHSMEEIISRDFIVDDDSDVIINVVDAANLERNLYLTVQMMELGANLVIALNMNDFAKKKEHIIDIKLMSKLLGIPIVEISAKTGDGFEKLLNTVEKQAKKPIDSSEKISYSNDIKGHLAELQEIIKKDETLMNVPSIWTAVKLLERDTIIIDKVQKSEYGSKILIEVDKVSKHLHDVYQEGSEEVIANARYAFIDGLVAESVKKPAVEKETTTDKIDKIVTNRILAPFIFIIIMWAMFQLTFTIGAPFQDMIDVAFGSISEFVAGFIANEYLASFICDGIIGGVGGVLTFLPIIILMFLFLSILEDCGYLARAAFTLDKLMHKIVGLHGKAFIPMILGFGCGVPAIMATRTMENEGDRMLAMMLVPFMSCTARLPIYAIFIAAFFPDNQGTMLLAIYLLGIVVALIVAAILKRTMFKGLSTPFVMELPTYKVPSLKGILLHTWEKVKGFLRKAGTIILACSIVLWALSIFPLGVEYGSADSLLGMIGNVIAPIFAPLGFGTWQAAVAIIAGLAAKEVVVATFGTLAGMAEDDEAGITSLVHDTFTPLSAVSFMAFTLLYTPCFAAIGAIKQETNSYRWALTMCCITLVTGYIVAFLIYNIGLLAGFGYR encoded by the coding sequence ATGAAAAAACTAATTGTAGGATTAGCAGGAAACCCAAATGTGGGTAAAACTACTGTTTTCAACAAATTAACCGGTATGCGCCAACATGTAGGAAATTGGCCTGGAAAAACTGTTGAAAAAGCAGAAGGTCATTTTAAACATGGAAATTACGAATACAATGTTATTGACTTACCTGGAAATTATGCATTGAGTGCACATTCCATGGAAGAAATCATTTCAAGAGATTTCATTGTAGATGATGACTCAGACGTGATTATTAATGTAGTTGATGCTGCTAATTTAGAACGTAACTTATACTTAACAGTACAAATGATGGAATTAGGTGCAAACTTAGTAATTGCACTTAACATGAATGATTTTGCAAAGAAAAAGGAACACATTATTGACATTAAGTTAATGAGTAAACTTTTAGGCATTCCAATAGTTGAAATCAGCGCAAAAACTGGTGATGGGTTTGAAAAATTATTAAATACTGTTGAAAAACAAGCAAAAAAACCTATAGATTCCAGTGAAAAAATATCATACAGTAATGATATTAAAGGGCATTTAGCTGAACTTCAGGAAATCATTAAAAAAGATGAAACTCTCATGAATGTTCCTTCAATCTGGACAGCTGTTAAATTATTGGAAAGAGACACCATTATCATAGATAAAGTTCAAAAATCAGAGTATGGATCTAAAATATTAATTGAAGTAGATAAAGTAAGCAAACATTTACATGATGTTTACCAGGAAGGTTCAGAAGAAGTCATTGCTAATGCAAGATATGCATTTATTGACGGTTTAGTAGCCGAATCAGTTAAAAAACCTGCTGTTGAAAAAGAAACAACTACTGACAAAATAGATAAGATCGTTACAAACAGAATATTGGCTCCATTCATATTCATTATTATCATGTGGGCCATGTTCCAGTTAACATTCACAATTGGTGCTCCTTTCCAGGATATGATTGATGTAGCATTTGGTAGCATAAGCGAATTTGTCGCAGGATTTATTGCAAATGAATACTTAGCATCCTTCATCTGTGATGGTATCATCGGTGGAGTAGGTGGTGTTCTCACTTTCTTACCTATCATTATCTTGATGTTCCTGTTCTTAAGTATTTTAGAAGACTGTGGTTATCTTGCAAGAGCAGCATTCACTTTAGATAAATTAATGCATAAAATTGTTGGTCTTCACGGAAAAGCATTCATTCCTATGATTTTAGGATTTGGATGTGGAGTGCCTGCTATTATGGCAACAAGAACCATGGAAAATGAAGGAGACCGTATGCTTGCAATGATGCTTGTTCCATTCATGTCATGTACTGCAAGATTACCAATTTACGCTATTTTTATCGCTGCATTCTTCCCGGACAATCAGGGAACCATGTTGCTTGCAATTTACCTATTAGGTATTGTTGTAGCACTTATCGTTGCAGCTATCCTTAAAAGAACAATGTTCAAAGGATTATCAACACCATTCGTTATGGAATTACCAACCTATAAAGTACCATCCCTCAAAGGTATATTATTACATACCTGGGAAAAAGTAAAAGGATTCTTAAGAAAAGCAGGTACTATCATTCTTGCTTGTTCAATCGTTTTATGGGCATTAAGCATATTCCCATTAGGTGTAGAATACGGATCTGCAGACAGTTTACTTGGAATGATCGGTAATGTTATTGCCCCAATCTTTGCACCATTAGGATTTGGAACCTGGCAGGCTGCTGTTGCAATCATCGCAGGACTTGCTGCTAAAGAAGTAGTAGTTGCAACATTCGGTACATTAGCTGGTATGGCAGAAGATGACGAAGCAGGAATTACAAGTTTAGTGCATGATACATTCACACCATTATCTGCAGTTTCATTCATGGCATTCACATTACTTTACACTCCATGTTTTGCAGCTATTGGTGCAATCAAACAGGAAACCAACAGTTACAGATGGGCATTAACCATGTGTTGTATTACATTAGTAACCGGATATATTGTAGCATTCTTGATTTACAATATAGGTTTACTTGCAGGATTTGGATATAGGTGA
- a CDS encoding DUF998 domain-containing protein has protein sequence MGSKVAGIVFIIGSLYYIVSEAISATFFNASLFNTYFFHTISELGIPNVSSPLSWLMNSAFILMGLTLLFGNLYKFKDFLTKNKIAVYILTLITAIGVIIVGFIYGGNPFTLGYHMMGAMMAILGGNILLVVISRSMNEFSKYQMISLILGVLGLISFWIMFFNMNSIYMPIFERLSVYTMIIWCFLTGIFVYSNKSIVY, from the coding sequence ATGGGAAGTAAAGTTGCTGGAATTGTCTTTATAATTGGCAGTTTATACTATATTGTATCTGAAGCTATTTCTGCAACTTTTTTCAATGCTTCTCTTTTCAATACTTATTTTTTTCACACTATTTCTGAACTTGGAATTCCAAATGTGAGTTCTCCGCTATCATGGCTTATGAATTCAGCATTTATTTTAATGGGTTTAACACTTCTTTTCGGCAATTTGTATAAGTTCAAAGATTTTTTAACTAAAAATAAAATTGCAGTCTACATTTTAACATTGATAACAGCTATCGGAGTTATTATTGTTGGTTTTATTTATGGTGGAAATCCATTTACATTGGGTTATCATATGATGGGGGCTATGATGGCGATTCTTGGTGGAAATATTCTATTGGTTGTTATTTCAAGGTCTATGAATGAATTTTCCAAATATCAAATGATTTCTCTGATTTTAGGTGTATTAGGTTTGATTTCATTTTGGATTATGTTTTTCAATATGAATAGTATTTACATGCCTATTTTTGAAAGACTTTCAGTTTATACTATGATAATTTGGTGCTTTTTAACAGGAATATTCGTTTATAGTAATAAATCCATTGTCTATTAA
- a CDS encoding AMP-binding protein — translation MLNITTFLDANSKRLDKNVLYNPTTGEKYNSKEILSIVSQIGRNLKELGIEKGDRVLIYLKNSEEYLFSLFAIWRIGAIAIPTNRVFTAHELDYIVSDSKAKLMITDDKAKDIIDIDTYIPKKISDFKNCDVLESENTDWDDLCQLQYTSGTTGQPKGAMLTHGNYFTAIHNECDVLTFKQDDVFLGIYPMAHVGLSWAISALRAAAYYIMMEQFNMDEYLELCEEEKVTVLSGMPPVIHSLTTIDARKQLETVREIISGGGPLHKKIWKDFHETYEIPIINAYGLSETIVIGTGTVIRPEDYREADRFESVGHPVCFSEVKIVDEHDPDKIMPQYEQGEIALRGPAVAKGYWGNEEKTKASFLDDGWFLTGDVGYLDEDNRLFITDRKKDMIVMSGWKIYPTEVEEVLIKYPAVKEIAIFSVNDCHRGEIPVAAVVWEDKEDSEGLVEFARENVSRYKVPRKIFTLDELPRVNGWKLLRRELRAMFKE, via the coding sequence ATGTTAAACATTACTACTTTTTTAGATGCTAATTCAAAACGTTTAGATAAAAACGTATTATATAATCCCACAACAGGAGAAAAATACAACTCAAAGGAGATTTTATCAATAGTTTCTCAAATCGGTAGAAACTTAAAGGAATTAGGAATCGAAAAAGGAGATAGAGTTCTCATCTATTTAAAAAATTCCGAAGAATACTTGTTTTCACTTTTCGCAATATGGAGAATAGGTGCAATAGCTATTCCAACCAACAGAGTTTTCACTGCTCATGAACTTGATTACATTGTAAGCGACTCAAAAGCAAAATTGATGATTACTGATGATAAAGCAAAAGACATCATCGATATTGATACATATATTCCAAAAAAGATTTCTGATTTTAAGAATTGTGATGTTTTAGAATCCGAAAACACCGATTGGGATGACTTATGTCAATTACAATATACTTCAGGAACCACTGGACAGCCTAAAGGTGCAATGCTCACACATGGAAACTATTTTACTGCAATACACAACGAATGTGATGTATTGACCTTCAAACAGGACGATGTTTTTTTAGGAATCTATCCAATGGCACATGTCGGATTATCCTGGGCAATTTCTGCTTTAAGAGCTGCTGCATACTACATAATGATGGAACAGTTCAATATGGACGAATATTTGGAGTTATGTGAAGAAGAAAAAGTTACTGTATTATCTGGAATGCCTCCAGTAATTCATTCATTGACCACCATTGATGCTAGAAAACAGCTTGAAACTGTGCGTGAAATCATTTCCGGTGGAGGACCATTGCATAAAAAAATATGGAAAGACTTCCATGAAACTTATGAAATACCAATCATAAATGCATATGGATTGTCTGAAACAATAGTAATTGGAACTGGAACAGTAATCAGACCTGAAGATTACAGAGAAGCAGACAGATTTGAAAGTGTAGGCCATCCAGTCTGTTTTTCAGAAGTTAAAATCGTTGATGAACATGACCCTGATAAAATCATGCCACAATATGAACAAGGTGAAATTGCACTTAGAGGTCCTGCAGTTGCAAAAGGATATTGGGGAAATGAAGAAAAAACAAAAGCATCCTTTTTAGATGATGGATGGTTCTTGACAGGAGATGTCGGATATCTTGATGAAGACAACCGTTTATTCATCACTGACCGTAAAAAAGACATGATTGTAATGAGCGGATGGAAAATCTATCCAACTGAAGTTGAAGAAGTTTTAATCAAATATCCTGCAGTTAAGGAAATAGCTATTTTCAGTGTAAACGACTGCCATAGAGGAGAAATACCTGTTGCTGCAGTTGTCTGGGAAGACAAAGAAGACAGCGAAGGATTAGTAGAATTCGCTAGAGAAAACGTATCCCGATATAAAGTTCCAAGGAAAATATTTACACTTGACGAACTTCCAAGAGTAAACGGATGGAAATTGCTCAGAAGAGAATTAAGAGCAATGTTTAAAGAATAA
- the argB gene encoding acetylglutamate kinase: MKDIDVLIEALPYIKRFHDKKILIKYGGHAMVDEEAKSSTARDTVLLKYVGMKPLIVHGGGPEISKSMDKLGKESKFIKGLRVTDEETMEIIEMVLVGKISTEIVSELIKHDGQAISLSGKDSSLIFAHKKAASKIDEEIVDLGLVGEVDCVNTDLLEMFLENDYIPVISPVGISQSGASLNLNADTAAGEVASAIGAEKLIILTDVPGVLRDPSDPSTLIQKIKVDEIPSLIEEGIISGGMIPKIETCVNAINDGVKSCHIIDGRKKHSLLLEIFTTDGIGTMIYK; encoded by the coding sequence ATGAAAGATATAGATGTTTTAATTGAAGCTTTACCTTATATTAAAAGGTTTCATGATAAAAAAATATTGATTAAATATGGTGGACATGCTATGGTTGATGAAGAAGCAAAGTCCTCCACAGCTCGTGATACTGTTTTACTTAAATATGTTGGAATGAAACCATTAATTGTACATGGTGGAGGTCCAGAAATCTCAAAATCCATGGATAAACTTGGAAAAGAATCCAAATTCATCAAAGGTTTAAGAGTTACTGATGAAGAAACCATGGAAATTATTGAAATGGTGCTTGTAGGTAAAATATCAACTGAAATCGTATCAGAACTCATTAAACACGATGGTCAGGCAATAAGCTTATCAGGTAAAGATTCAAGTTTAATCTTCGCTCATAAAAAAGCAGCAAGTAAAATCGATGAAGAAATAGTTGATTTGGGTCTTGTAGGTGAAGTGGATTGTGTTAACACTGATTTGCTTGAAATGTTTTTAGAAAACGATTACATTCCAGTAATCTCTCCAGTGGGTATTTCCCAAAGTGGTGCTAGCCTTAACTTGAATGCTGATACTGCAGCAGGTGAAGTTGCAAGTGCTATTGGTGCTGAAAAATTAATCATTTTAACTGATGTTCCAGGTGTCTTAAGAGATCCTTCTGACCCTTCAACATTAATTCAAAAAATCAAAGTGGATGAGATACCTTCACTTATTGAAGAGGGTATTATCTCAGGTGGTATGATTCCAAAAATAGAAACCTGTGTGAATGCTATTAATGATGGTGTTAAATCATGTCACATTATTGATGGTCGTAAAAAACATTCTTTACTTTTAGAAATCTTTACCACAGATGGTATAGGAACTATGATTTACAAATAA
- a CDS encoding TIGR00730 family Rossman fold protein, protein MRICLYGSGSRKIDEIYTDVAYELGTLIAQKGHTLVFGGGNTGMMGACAHGVHDNNGKSIGIAPEWIGNFEPICQDCSEFIYVDTMDERKNKFVENSDAFIISPGGIGTLDEFFEIITLRKLKRHNKEIVIFNINGFYDTMIKMIDEMSEKGFLYKQTELFKVTDNVEEIFEYLE, encoded by the coding sequence ATGAGAATTTGCCTTTATGGATCTGGAAGTAGAAAAATAGATGAAATTTATACTGATGTTGCCTATGAATTAGGCACTCTTATTGCACAAAAAGGACATACACTTGTTTTTGGTGGTGGAAATACTGGAATGATGGGTGCATGTGCCCATGGAGTGCATGACAACAATGGAAAAAGCATAGGAATTGCTCCTGAATGGATTGGAAACTTTGAGCCGATTTGTCAGGATTGCAGTGAATTCATTTATGTTGATACAATGGATGAGAGAAAAAACAAGTTTGTTGAAAATTCAGATGCATTCATTATTTCACCGGGTGGAATCGGAACATTAGATGAATTCTTTGAAATCATAACCCTCAGAAAACTCAAAAGACATAATAAAGAAATTGTAATCTTTAACATCAATGGATTTTATGACACAATGATTAAGATGATTGATGAAATGAGCGAAAAAGGCTTTTTATATAAACAAACTGAACTTTTTAAAGTCACAGATAATGTTGAAGAGATTTTTGAGTATTTAGAATAA
- a CDS encoding DUF2115 family protein — translation MKSKCILDEFEELSLKKNITKEELMIILKKYASTISVHDLMIASAHLRKEAEYVQANYREKFLEIYNRSFIMSTKDILENEDYNHKSIIDKKAFEKSFPRFKRTFEKEKMTIHNDDKFPLIYVVNTAYVTFILEEPVHLVGSEYPGGLKIEEINGEYFCPVKDSQKDNINAVCHLCVARQTPDI, via the coding sequence ATGAAAAGTAAATGCATATTAGATGAATTTGAAGAATTGTCTTTGAAGAAAAACATTACAAAAGAAGAATTAATGATTATTCTTAAAAAATATGCATCAACAATATCCGTACATGACCTGATGATTGCTTCAGCCCATTTAAGAAAAGAGGCGGAATATGTTCAGGCAAATTATCGTGAAAAATTCCTTGAAATATATAATAGATCATTCATTATGAGCACAAAGGACATTCTTGAAAATGAAGATTACAACCATAAATCAATAATTGATAAAAAAGCTTTTGAAAAATCATTTCCCAGATTTAAAAGAACATTTGAAAAAGAAAAAATGACAATACATAACGATGACAAATTTCCATTGATTTATGTTGTAAATACTGCTTATGTTACATTTATATTAGAAGAACCAGTACATCTTGTTGGAAGCGAATATCCTGGTGGTTTAAAAATAGAAGAGATAAATGGAGAATATTTCTGCCCAGTTAAGGACAGTCAAAAAGACAATATTAATGCAGTATGCCATTTGTGTGTTGCTCGTCAAACACCAGACATTTAA
- the aksF gene encoding homoisocitrate dehydrogenase yields MYDIAVISGDGIGREVMSACEYLLDKLDLEFSFKYGEAGFDCFNKNGTTLPEETIKIAKDSDAVLFGASTSTPGQPSPIINLRKELNVYANIRPIKSYRGVNSIHDDIDFVIVRENTEGLYSQAEYGDENKMIAERIITRKASERISKAAFNLCLKRGENKVTCVHKSNVLKKTDGVFKESFYKVAEEYPQIKTEDFYVDAMAMYLITQPQNFDVIVASNLFGDILSDESAGLVGGLGLAPSGNIGDHNGLFEPVHGSAPDIAGQNIANPCSMILSASMMLDYLGEWEISNDIKNAVEKVVADCKIRTPDLGGDSSTMDVTKAIVKELI; encoded by the coding sequence ATGTACGATATTGCAGTAATAAGTGGAGATGGAATAGGCAGAGAAGTAATGTCTGCCTGTGAATATTTACTTGATAAATTAGACTTAGAATTCAGTTTCAAATATGGTGAAGCAGGTTTCGACTGTTTTAATAAAAATGGAACCACATTACCTGAAGAAACAATCAAAATAGCTAAAGATAGTGATGCAGTACTCTTTGGAGCATCAACCTCAACACCAGGACAACCAAGTCCAATTATCAATTTAAGAAAAGAACTTAACGTTTATGCAAACATAAGGCCAATCAAATCATACAGAGGAGTGAACTCAATTCATGATGACATTGACTTTGTAATTGTAAGGGAAAATACTGAAGGACTATATTCCCAAGCAGAATATGGTGATGAAAATAAAATGATTGCTGAGAGAATAATCACCAGAAAAGCATCTGAGAGAATATCAAAAGCAGCATTTAATTTATGCCTCAAAAGAGGAGAAAACAAAGTCACCTGTGTTCATAAAAGCAACGTATTAAAAAAAACAGACGGAGTATTCAAGGAAAGTTTCTACAAAGTGGCTGAAGAATACCCTCAAATAAAAACTGAAGACTTTTATGTTGATGCAATGGCAATGTATTTGATTACCCAACCACAAAACTTTGATGTTATTGTAGCAAGCAATCTATTCGGAGATATTTTATCTGATGAAAGTGCAGGACTTGTCGGAGGACTTGGACTTGCCCCATCAGGAAACATTGGAGACCATAATGGATTGTTCGAACCAGTTCACGGATCAGCCCCAGATATTGCAGGACAAAACATTGCAAACCCATGTTCAATGATATTATCTGCTTCAATGATGCTCGATTACTTAGGAGAATGGGAAATTTCAAATGACATAAAAAATGCAGTTGAAAAGGTTGTTGCAGACTGCAAAATCAGAACACCAGATTTAGGCGGAGATTCTTCAACAATGGACGTTACAAAAGCAATAGTCAAGGAGTTAATATAA
- a CDS encoding ferrous iron transport protein A, producing MKRTLTDAKPGETVKLVKFHDTGNVDLRRHLLGMGFVKGAEITIKKVATLGDPIEMSIKGYDVCLRKEEAENIEIK from the coding sequence ATGAAAAGAACATTAACTGATGCAAAACCAGGTGAAACAGTGAAATTAGTAAAATTTCATGATACTGGGAATGTGGATTTAAGAAGACATTTATTAGGTATGGGTTTTGTTAAAGGAGCAGAAATTACAATCAAAAAGGTTGCTACTTTAGGAGACCCAATTGAAATGAGCATAAAAGGATATGATGTTTGTCTTCGAAAAGAAGAAGCTGAAAATATTGAGATAAAATAA
- a CDS encoding HEAT repeat domain-containing protein encodes MESTIEELIELLNDKDDFVVEDAVGQLEIKGEEAVEPLIGALSHRKKNIRLHAATLLGGMNAESAIPALIETLKDNNKLVRREASTALSRMGAPAVDPLIGILTDDDWKVRGAAAWALGNLGDEKAIPELEKLLDDESSFVKAGAKSAIETIQK; translated from the coding sequence ATGGAAAGTACTATTGAAGAATTAATTGAATTATTAAATGATAAAGATGATTTTGTTGTTGAAGATGCAGTAGGACAATTAGAAATTAAAGGTGAAGAAGCTGTTGAACCTTTAATCGGCGCATTATCTCACAGGAAAAAAAATATCAGATTACATGCAGCTACCCTTTTAGGTGGAATGAATGCAGAAAGCGCTATTCCTGCATTAATTGAAACATTAAAAGATAACAATAAACTTGTAAGAAGAGAAGCTTCCACTGCTTTATCTCGTATGGGAGCACCAGCAGTTGATCCATTAATTGGAATCTTAACTGATGATGACTGGAAAGTAAGAGGGGCTGCTGCTTGGGCACTTGGAAACTTAGGTGATGAAAAAGCAATTCCTGAACTTGAAAAATTACTTGACGATGAAAGTAGTTTTGTAAAAGCAGGTGCTAAAAGCGCTATTGAAACTATCCAGAAATAA
- a CDS encoding tetratricopeptide repeat protein: MNNAIETAKQYVNGNNYENAISLARKNHGNDNVEDYLAILDLLIDANYLPAIEEKGIYYQHYDESHDNYDYGEKYFNRYLQEQPNSINVLCDKSLSKFNKGNLKGALKYIDKALNNYDSYYDIEKPRITKKEVLMSKIKLLIKAKMYEDALALLDQYETEYDGDEKSDLYKGQMLQKLGENEKAMYYLDKSLQNEDTLVGFNAKADALYELGKYKEALNYHKNCLHYESKVDDDLELITNFNYKAAFCCVNLGNESEAVKYLNKTINMLNEYGRLPKDIEAIYQKCSFEKERIIKKGEVNDDEFGKTRFFSTRTSIIILGVILFFYVVLRYFGYN, from the coding sequence ATGAATAATGCTATTGAAACAGCTAAACAATATGTTAATGGTAATAATTATGAAAATGCAATTTCATTGGCTAGAAAAAACCATGGAAATGATAATGTTGAAGATTATCTTGCAATTTTGGATTTATTAATTGATGCTAATTATTTGCCTGCAATTGAAGAAAAAGGAATATACTATCAACATTATGATGAATCTCATGACAATTATGATTATGGTGAGAAATATTTTAATCGATATTTGCAAGAGCAGCCAAATTCTATAAATGTTCTTTGTGATAAATCTTTATCAAAATTTAACAAAGGAAACCTTAAAGGAGCTTTAAAATATATTGATAAAGCATTAAACAATTATGATTCTTATTATGATATTGAAAAACCTCGTATAACTAAAAAAGAAGTGTTGATGAGTAAAATAAAATTGCTAATTAAAGCAAAAATGTATGAAGATGCATTAGCACTGCTTGATCAATATGAAACTGAGTATGATGGGGATGAAAAATCTGATTTGTATAAAGGACAAATGCTTCAAAAACTAGGTGAAAATGAAAAAGCAATGTATTATTTGGATAAATCCCTTCAAAATGAGGATACGTTAGTTGGATTCAATGCAAAAGCTGATGCATTATATGAACTTGGTAAGTATAAAGAGGCTCTAAATTATCATAAAAACTGTCTTCATTATGAAAGTAAAGTTGATGATGATTTGGAATTAATAACTAATTTTAACTACAAAGCTGCGTTCTGTTGTGTGAACTTGGGGAATGAATCAGAAGCAGTGAAATATTTAAATAAAACAATTAACATGTTAAATGAATATGGGAGACTTCCAAAGGATATTGAAGCAATATATCAGAAATGTTCATTCGAAAAGGAAAGGATAATTAAGAAAGGGGAAGTCAATGATGACGAGTTTGGAAAAACTAGATTCTTTTCTACAAGAACATCAATTATAATATTGGGTGTAATTTTATTTTTCTATGTGGTATTGCGATATTTTGGATATAATTGA